One region of Chryseobacterium sp. SORGH_AS_0447 genomic DNA includes:
- a CDS encoding L-type lectin-domain containing protein, producing the protein MLVSLASCLGFAQSCPTTAEGKPIFSNNFGTGTSNSNTTTTDPYVIGHTYQAVSPQDGYYSVTTSSAQTVGYTQTDLTGGKDAGYNNIADGSTTGRYLAININSGATVNSVIYRVNNLNVVSGQLYRFRIDMAGLCNGCQDVPNLQLSIKDNNDNILATANSGNLGVANDDVWRRLNLSFTPSTSVVKLEIVNLQQNGNSGNDVGIDNIVFTPVECDSDGDGIANSLDLDDDNDGIEDCIEKGLDSNSTVSTIFKLNGNAAQISSKEVRLTPALTNQAGQMWSYGKVDFSKSFVLSYEANFGSSDGGADGIATVFHNSPVGVNAVGAAGGGIGALGIQNGIVLEVDTYDNGTAVGDIPNDHGQIWASASQSGANLLTTAVDLGNVEDNVWRAVQITWDFPTKKLSYTIGGILAGTYTFPPSNPIVNYFGGASRVYFGYTASTGAAVNEQSVRYADFCSQLPLELDTDGDGIPNELDLDSDNDGCLDAIEGDENVALNQLVFAGGNVTSGTGSTAPNKNLCASSSCVNASGVPNLVNSGGAADIGGDEGQGIGTSQNNAVQPPGCTACYKPSITSGTTLNTNVGISALGRAGVNADNWPMVRKGAWTALESKTKGLVINRVAFNNAGNPVGISSSNFVEGMMVYDTTNNCLKVYTTKDNGTTYGWYCMENQTCPD; encoded by the coding sequence TTGCTGGTATCACTTGCAAGCTGTTTAGGCTTTGCACAATCCTGTCCTACCACAGCAGAAGGAAAACCCATATTCAGCAATAATTTCGGCACGGGAACCAGCAACAGCAATACCACTACTACGGATCCGTATGTAATTGGGCATACTTATCAAGCAGTTAGTCCTCAGGATGGATATTACAGTGTAACTACCTCTTCCGCACAAACTGTAGGATATACGCAAACCGATCTTACAGGGGGTAAGGATGCGGGTTATAACAACATTGCAGACGGATCTACGACCGGAAGATATCTGGCGATCAATATTAATTCCGGTGCAACAGTGAATTCGGTTATTTACCGTGTCAATAATTTAAATGTAGTATCTGGACAGCTTTACCGGTTCAGGATTGATATGGCCGGATTATGTAACGGTTGCCAGGACGTTCCTAATTTGCAGCTGAGTATTAAAGATAACAATGATAACATCTTGGCTACTGCCAACTCAGGGAATTTGGGCGTAGCGAATGACGATGTCTGGAGAAGGCTTAATCTTTCCTTTACCCCTTCTACTTCTGTTGTTAAACTCGAAATTGTTAATTTACAGCAAAATGGTAATAGTGGAAACGATGTTGGGATCGATAATATTGTTTTTACCCCTGTGGAATGTGATTCAGACGGCGACGGAATTGCCAATTCCCTAGATCTTGATGACGATAACGACGGAATTGAAGATTGTATCGAAAAAGGACTGGATTCCAATTCAACGGTAAGCACCATTTTCAAGCTGAATGGAAATGCTGCACAGATAAGCAGCAAGGAGGTTCGTTTAACGCCGGCATTAACTAACCAGGCAGGTCAGATGTGGTCTTATGGAAAAGTGGATTTCAGTAAGAGTTTTGTTCTGAGCTATGAGGCCAATTTCGGCAGTAGTGATGGAGGAGCTGACGGAATTGCCACCGTATTCCATAATTCTCCGGTAGGAGTAAATGCTGTTGGAGCTGCAGGCGGAGGTATCGGAGCATTGGGAATACAAAACGGGATTGTGCTTGAAGTAGATACTTATGATAACGGGACTGCTGTAGGAGATATTCCTAACGATCATGGCCAGATTTGGGCTTCGGCCAGCCAAAGCGGGGCTAACCTTTTGACAACAGCCGTTGATCTGGGAAATGTAGAGGATAACGTGTGGAGAGCGGTACAGATTACATGGGATTTCCCAACCAAGAAATTATCATATACCATTGGCGGAATTCTGGCCGGAACTTACACGTTTCCGCCATCCAATCCTATTGTCAACTATTTCGGCGGAGCCAGTAGGGTTTATTTCGGATATACCGCTTCTACGGGAGCAGCTGTTAACGAGCAGAGTGTAAGGTATGCCGACTTCTGTTCTCAGCTTCCGTTGGAACTGGATACTGATGGAGATGGCATTCCAAACGAACTGGATTTGGATTCCGATAACGACGGATGCCTGGATGCGATCGAAGGGGATGAGAATGTAGCTTTAAACCAGCTGGTGTTTGCCGGCGGAAATGTGACGTCAGGAACGGGATCCACGGCGCCGAACAAAAATCTTTGTGCTTCTTCTTCATGTGTTAATGCTTCCGGCGTACCGAATCTGGTAAATTCTGGAGGGGCTGCTGACATTGGTGGTGATGAAGGACAGGGCATCGGGACTTCGCAGAACAATGCCGTGCAGCCTCCGGGATGTACTGCCTGTTATAAGCCTTCCATAACATCCGGAACCACATTGAATACCAATGTAGGGATTTCCGCATTAGGCAGAGCAGGAGTAAATGCAGACAACTGGCCAATGGTAAGAAAAGGTGCCTGGACCGCGCTTGAATCCAAAACAAAAGGATTGGTGATCAACAGAGTGGCATTTAATAATGCAGGCAATCCGGTAGGGATCTCTTCGTCTAACTTTGTAGAAGGAATGATGGTTTATG